The following coding sequences lie in one Heyndrickxia oleronia genomic window:
- the asd gene encoding aspartate-semialdehyde dehydrogenase — translation MATTGFHVAVVGATGAVGQQMLRTLETKDFPIKKLTLLSSSRSAGTVLKFKDEDIVVMEAKPESFEGVDIALFSAGGNISKLFAKEAVKRGAIVIDNTSAFRMDPEVPLVVPEVNEEDLKSHNGIIANPNCSTIQMVVALEPIRKAYGLDKVIVSTYQAVSGAGAAAIAELHNQTHSIIKGESFNPEILPVKGDKKHYQIAFNAVPQIDKFEENGYTFEEMKMINETKKIMHMPELKVAATCVRLPVETGHSESVYFEVQHESIEVEDIRSLLRDADGVTLQDNPKEQLYPMPAYAVGKSDVFVGRIRKDLDEDKGFHMWVVSDNLLKGAAWNSVQIAESLVKLGLVK, via the coding sequence ATGGCAACAACAGGTTTTCATGTAGCTGTAGTAGGAGCAACTGGAGCAGTTGGACAACAAATGCTTCGTACATTAGAAACAAAGGATTTTCCAATAAAGAAACTTACACTCTTATCTTCATCACGGTCAGCTGGTACAGTTCTGAAATTTAAAGATGAAGATATTGTTGTCATGGAAGCGAAACCTGAAAGTTTTGAAGGTGTGGATATTGCACTTTTTAGTGCAGGTGGAAATATTTCTAAGCTGTTTGCAAAGGAAGCAGTTAAACGTGGTGCGATTGTAATCGATAATACAAGTGCGTTCCGAATGGATCCTGAAGTCCCACTTGTTGTACCGGAAGTGAATGAAGAGGATCTAAAATCCCATAACGGAATAATTGCAAATCCAAATTGCTCAACTATTCAAATGGTTGTTGCCTTAGAACCAATTCGAAAGGCATATGGATTAGACAAAGTAATCGTGTCAACCTATCAAGCAGTATCTGGAGCCGGTGCAGCAGCCATTGCTGAATTACACAATCAGACACATTCAATCATTAAGGGTGAATCCTTTAACCCGGAAATATTACCGGTTAAAGGGGATAAAAAACATTATCAAATTGCGTTCAACGCAGTTCCGCAAATAGATAAATTTGAAGAAAATGGATATACCTTTGAAGAAATGAAAATGATTAATGAAACGAAGAAAATCATGCATATGCCTGAATTAAAGGTAGCAGCTACATGTGTACGCCTTCCTGTTGAAACAGGACATTCAGAGTCGGTTTATTTTGAGGTACAACATGAGAGCATTGAAGTAGAGGATATTCGATCCTTATTACGTGATGCAGATGGTGTAACTCTTCAGGATAACCCTAAGGAGCAGTTATATCCAATGCCTGCATATGCAGTTGGAAAAAGTGATGTTTTTGTTGGAAGGATCCGAAAAGATTTAGATGAAGATAAGGGGTTCCATATGTGGGTTGTTTCTGATAATTTATTAAAAGGTGCTGCATGGAATTCAGTACAGATTGCCGAAAGCTTGGTTAAGCTTGGTTTAGTAAAATAG
- the dpaB gene encoding dipicolinate synthase subunit B: MSLQGKRIGFGLTGSHCTYDAVYPEIKKLVDAGAEVIPVVTFTVKSTTTRFGAGEEWIEKIEEVTGRKVIDTIVDAEPLGPKLPLDCMVISPLTGNSMSKMANALTDSPVLMAAKATLRNGKPVVLGISTNDALGLNGVNLMRLMSTKNIYFIPYGQDDPEKKPNSMVARMSSLQDTVEAALEGKQLQPVIVERFRDE; encoded by the coding sequence ATGAGTTTACAAGGGAAAAGAATCGGATTTGGATTAACAGGATCTCATTGCACTTACGATGCTGTTTATCCTGAAATAAAGAAATTGGTAGATGCAGGTGCAGAAGTGATTCCCGTCGTTACATTTACTGTCAAAAGTACAACTACAAGATTTGGAGCAGGTGAAGAGTGGATCGAAAAAATTGAAGAAGTGACAGGTCGTAAGGTGATTGATACAATTGTAGATGCTGAACCTCTTGGGCCAAAGCTACCACTCGATTGTATGGTGATTTCACCATTAACTGGTAATTCGATGAGTAAAATGGCGAATGCTTTAACTGATTCACCTGTTCTTATGGCTGCTAAAGCTACATTAAGAAATGGGAAACCTGTTGTATTGGGTATCTCAACAAATGATGCACTAGGTTTAAATGGCGTGAATTTAATGCGTTTAATGTCTACAAAAAATATTTATTTTATACCTTACGGACAGGATGATCCTGAAAAGAAGCCTAACTCAATGGTAGCCAGAATGTCATCCTTACAAGACACAGTCGAAGCTGCTCTCGAAGGGAAGCAACTTCAACCAGTCATTGTAGAACGTTTTCGTGATGAATAG
- the dpaA gene encoding dipicolinic acid synthetase subunit A: protein MLTGLQIAVIGGDARQLEVIRKLAELDARLSLIGFEQLDHVFSGVYKEKINEVNFSEIDAIILPVPGTNQEGEVDTIFSNEEVILTEDILLKTPSHCTIYSGISNSYLDHITKKANRKLVKLFERDDVAIYNSIPTVEGTIMMAIQHTEFTIHGSTVAVLGLGRVGMSVARAFHHLGAKVKVGARKTEHIARIQEMGLQPFHLNDLGNEVKDLDICINTIPHLIVNAAIIQKMPTQTLIIDLASKPGGTDFRYAEKRGIKALLAPSLPGIVAPKSAGQILGNVLVQLLDEDVIKRKGSL from the coding sequence ATGTTGACAGGATTGCAGATTGCCGTAATTGGAGGAGACGCTCGTCAGCTTGAGGTAATCCGCAAATTAGCAGAATTAGACGCAAGACTGTCTTTAATAGGATTTGAGCAATTAGATCATGTTTTCTCAGGAGTTTATAAAGAAAAGATAAATGAAGTGAATTTTAGCGAAATTGATGCCATTATTTTACCTGTTCCAGGAACAAATCAAGAGGGGGAAGTAGATACGATATTTTCCAATGAAGAAGTGATATTAACGGAAGATATCCTTTTAAAAACCCCGTCACATTGCACGATTTATTCGGGGATCAGTAATTCTTATTTAGATCATATAACTAAAAAAGCGAATCGTAAACTGGTGAAATTATTTGAACGCGACGATGTAGCAATATACAACTCAATTCCAACAGTTGAAGGAACCATTATGATGGCTATTCAACATACTGAATTTACTATTCATGGTTCCACTGTAGCAGTATTAGGTTTAGGTAGGGTTGGAATGAGTGTTGCTAGAGCCTTTCACCATTTAGGGGCAAAGGTGAAGGTAGGCGCAAGAAAGACAGAACATATTGCACGAATTCAAGAGATGGGATTACAGCCTTTTCATTTAAATGATTTGGGAAATGAAGTAAAGGATCTTGATATTTGTATTAATACAATTCCACATTTAATTGTTAACGCTGCAATCATTCAAAAAATGCCCACTCAAACATTAATTATTGATTTAGCATCTAAACCAGGTGGAACAGATTTTCGTTATGCAGAAAAAAGAGGAATTAAAGCATTATTAGCACCAAGTCTACCTGGTATTGTTGCGCCTAAATCTGCAGGTCAAATCCTTGGTAATGTATTAGTACAGCTTTTAGATGAAGATGTAATTAAAAGAAAGGGGTCATTATAA
- a CDS encoding YlmC/YmxH family sporulation protein, with amino-acid sequence MRLSELSGKEIVDFKKAERLGVLGHTDIEFNEKSGQIQSLIIPTGKWMRKQSSEIRVPWQHIRTIGSEMIILEVPENNY; translated from the coding sequence ATGCGATTAAGTGAATTAAGTGGAAAGGAAATTGTTGATTTTAAAAAAGCAGAACGATTAGGAGTATTAGGCCATACTGATATTGAATTTAACGAAAAATCTGGACAAATTCAATCGTTAATTATCCCAACCGGTAAATGGATGCGGAAACAAAGCAGTGAAATAAGGGTACCTTGGCAGCATATTAGAACCATTGGCTCAGAAATGATTATTCTCGAGGTGCCTGAAAATAACTATTAG
- a CDS encoding M16 family metallopeptidase has protein sequence MIKKYTCQNGLRIVHEEIPTVRSVAIGIWIGTGSRNENPDNNGISHFLEHMFFKGTKTKSAKEIAEAFDSIGGQVNAFTSKEYTCYYAKVLDNHAQFALDTLADMFFNSTFVDEELKKEKNVVYEEIKMYEDTPDDIVHDLLSKAVYENHPLGYPILGTEETLDTFTGQTLKEYMHNMYTPDQVVISVAGNVSDSFIKEIESLFGSYEGGNTDRNEHIPTFHTNKTVRKKDTEQAHLCLGFEGLPIGHEDIYDLIVLNNILGGSMSSRLFQEVREQKGLAYSVFSYHSSFKDTGMVTIYAGTGAKQLDHLFDTIQSTLNNLKNTGVTVKEVQNCKEQLKGSLMLSLESTNSRMSRNGKNELLLGKHRSLDEIVEVIDKVSIDQVNQLAQKIFTPHYSVSLVSPDGRLPKNI, from the coding sequence TTGATAAAGAAATATACATGCCAAAACGGACTTAGAATTGTACATGAAGAAATCCCAACGGTTCGCTCAGTTGCTATTGGAATATGGATAGGAACAGGCTCAAGAAATGAAAATCCAGATAATAATGGGATATCCCACTTTTTAGAACATATGTTTTTTAAAGGTACAAAAACAAAGAGTGCCAAGGAAATTGCTGAGGCATTTGATTCAATTGGCGGACAAGTTAATGCATTTACTTCAAAAGAATATACTTGCTATTATGCTAAAGTACTTGATAATCATGCACAATTCGCTTTAGATACACTAGCGGATATGTTCTTCAACTCTACATTTGTTGACGAGGAATTAAAAAAGGAAAAAAATGTAGTTTATGAAGAAATAAAAATGTATGAAGATACCCCTGATGATATTGTTCATGATCTGTTAAGTAAGGCAGTCTATGAAAATCATCCATTAGGTTATCCAATCCTAGGTACAGAGGAAACTTTAGATACTTTTACGGGACAAACACTTAAGGAATATATGCACAACATGTATACACCGGACCAAGTAGTTATATCTGTTGCAGGAAATGTGTCTGATTCCTTTATTAAAGAAATTGAATCACTATTTGGTTCATATGAGGGAGGAAATACTGATAGAAATGAGCATATTCCTACCTTTCATACAAATAAGACCGTTAGAAAAAAGGATACGGAACAAGCACACCTATGCCTCGGGTTTGAGGGGTTACCTATAGGTCATGAGGACATTTACGATTTGATTGTTTTAAATAATATATTAGGGGGTAGTATGTCTTCTAGACTATTCCAAGAAGTACGCGAACAAAAAGGACTAGCTTATTCCGTATTTTCCTATCATTCATCATTTAAGGATACAGGGATGGTAACGATTTATGCCGGTACTGGTGCTAAACAATTAGATCACTTATTTGATACTATCCAATCAACGTTAAACAATTTAAAAAATACTGGTGTAACCGTCAAAGAAGTTCAAAATTGTAAAGAGCAGTTAAAAGGAAGCCTAATGCTAAGTTTAGAAAGCACGAATAGTCGCATGAGTAGAAACGGTAAGAATGAGCTCTTATTAGGGAAACATCGGTCACTTGATGAAATTGTCGAAGTGATTGACAAAGTTTCAATTGATCAAGTTAATCAATTAGCTCAAAAAATCTTTACTCCGCATTATTCTGTTTCTTTAGTAAGCCCTGACGGAAGATTACCAAAAAATATTTAA
- a CDS encoding polysaccharide deacetylase family protein, whose product MKNLIGIILIAILTLSIINNPLTETYLATLKLDAEYISTDQNDLYNQIVNKADQYSIKPQDARIDKVWKAIPGYNGIEVDIKASYKNMKQDKQFDENKLVFKQVPPSVHLKDLPAAPIYRGNPDKPMVSFLINVAWGNEYIPSMLKTLKDHNIHATFFLEGRWAKNNPDMAKMIVEAGHEIGNHSYTHPDLKTLSSDRVREELINTNQVIKATTEKQIRLFAPPSGSYRDEVVKIADSMNMQTIMWSVDTVDWQKPSPETIVTRVISKVHPGALILMHPTESTAKALDQLINEIRKKDLRIGTVSKLLDEERIIKVNDGKLKIEKK is encoded by the coding sequence ATAAAAAACTTGATTGGAATCATTCTGATTGCTATCCTTACATTGTCAATCATTAATAATCCGTTAACGGAAACCTATTTAGCAACTTTAAAATTAGATGCAGAATACATATCTACTGATCAAAATGATTTATATAATCAAATAGTTAATAAGGCGGATCAATATTCAATTAAACCACAGGATGCACGAATTGATAAGGTTTGGAAGGCGATACCTGGATACAATGGGATTGAAGTCGATATAAAAGCCTCATATAAAAATATGAAGCAAGATAAACAATTTGATGAAAACAAATTAGTATTCAAACAAGTCCCACCTTCTGTTCATTTAAAAGACTTACCTGCTGCCCCCATTTATCGAGGAAACCCTGATAAACCAATGGTAAGTTTTTTAATTAATGTGGCATGGGGAAATGAATATATTCCATCAATGCTAAAAACATTAAAGGATCACAATATTCATGCGACTTTTTTCTTAGAAGGCAGATGGGCGAAAAATAATCCTGATATGGCAAAAATGATTGTAGAAGCAGGTCACGAAATAGGGAATCATTCTTATACTCATCCAGATTTAAAAACACTTTCATCTGATCGTGTTCGTGAAGAATTAATTAATACAAATCAAGTTATTAAAGCAACGACAGAAAAACAAATTCGATTATTCGCCCCACCTAGTGGAAGTTATCGGGATGAAGTTGTCAAAATAGCTGATTCTATGAATATGCAAACAATTATGTGGAGTGTTGATACAGTTGATTGGCAAAAACCATCACCTGAAACCATTGTTACCCGCGTCATATCAAAAGTTCATCCTGGGGCACTGATTCTTATGCATCCTACAGAATCAACTGCAAAAGCTCTGGATCAATTAATTAATGAAATCAGGAAAAAGGATCTAAGAATAGGAACTGTATCAAAATTATTGGACGAAGAACGGATTATTAAAGTGAATGATGGAAAACTAAAAATAGAAAAGAAGTAG
- the pnp gene encoding polyribonucleotide nucleotidyltransferase — protein sequence MDQEKQIFSIDWAGRKLTVEIGQLAKQANGAVLVRYGDTAVLSTATASKEPKSVDFFPLTVNYEERLYAVGKIPGGFIKREGRPSEKAILASRLIDRPIRPLFADGFRNEVQVVSIVMSVDQDCPSEMAAMFGSSLSLSVSDIPFEGPIAGVIVGRIDGEFVINPTVEQMEKSDMHLTVAGTKDAINMVEAGADEVPEENMLEAIMFGHEEIKRLIAFQEEIVEKIGKEKMEVTLYEIDEALEKEVRSICETDLIKAIQVQEKHAREEAIQTVKDEVIAKYEEQEELEEDTLKQVKQILNKLVKGEVRRLITEEKVRPDGRKIDEIRPLSSEVGILSRTHGSGLFTRGQTQALSICTLGALGDVQILDGLGIEESKRFMHHYNFPQFSVGETGPMRGPGRREIGHGALGERALEPVIPNEQTFPYTIRLVSEVLESNGSTSQASICASTLAMMDAGVPIKAPVAGIAMGLVKSGEHYTILTDIQGMEDHLGDMDFKVAGTEKGVTALQMDIKIEGLSRQILEEALQQAKKGRMQILNHMMSTISNPRGELSAYAPKILTMTINPDKIRDVIGPSGKQINKIIEETGVKIDIEQDGTIFISSTEEEMNKKAKKIIEDIVREVEVGQIYLGKVKRIEKFGAFVEIFSGKDGLVHISEIAEERIKKVEDVLKIGDEILVKVLEIDNQGRVNLSRKAVLKEQNENSDKKE from the coding sequence ATGGATCAAGAAAAACAAATTTTTAGTATTGATTGGGCCGGCAGAAAATTAACTGTTGAAATCGGTCAGCTTGCTAAACAAGCCAATGGTGCCGTTCTTGTACGTTATGGAGATACAGCAGTATTAAGTACGGCAACAGCTTCAAAGGAACCAAAATCTGTAGATTTCTTCCCACTTACAGTGAATTATGAAGAACGTCTATATGCTGTAGGTAAAATACCAGGAGGGTTTATCAAAAGGGAAGGTAGACCGAGTGAGAAAGCAATACTTGCAAGTCGTTTAATCGACCGACCTATTCGTCCATTATTTGCTGATGGATTTAGAAATGAAGTTCAAGTCGTTAGTATCGTTATGAGCGTAGATCAAGATTGCCCATCAGAAATGGCTGCTATGTTTGGTTCATCACTTTCGTTATCTGTTTCAGACATTCCATTTGAAGGTCCAATTGCTGGTGTGATTGTGGGAAGAATTGATGGTGAATTCGTGATTAACCCAACTGTTGAACAGATGGAAAAAAGTGATATGCATCTAACTGTAGCGGGTACGAAAGATGCAATTAACATGGTTGAAGCTGGTGCAGATGAAGTACCAGAAGAAAATATGCTAGAAGCAATTATGTTTGGTCATGAGGAAATTAAACGATTAATTGCTTTCCAAGAAGAAATTGTTGAAAAAATTGGCAAAGAAAAAATGGAAGTCACCTTATATGAAATTGATGAAGCACTAGAGAAAGAAGTTCGTTCTATTTGTGAGACTGACTTAATCAAGGCGATTCAAGTTCAAGAAAAACATGCACGTGAGGAAGCCATCCAAACGGTAAAAGACGAAGTCATTGCTAAATATGAAGAACAAGAAGAATTAGAAGAAGACACATTAAAACAAGTAAAACAAATTTTAAATAAATTAGTTAAAGGTGAAGTACGTCGCTTAATTACAGAAGAAAAAGTACGTCCTGATGGTCGGAAAATTGACGAAATTCGTCCGCTTTCTTCTGAGGTGGGTATTTTATCAAGAACACATGGTTCCGGATTGTTTACTCGTGGACAAACCCAAGCATTAAGTATATGTACGCTTGGAGCACTTGGAGATGTACAAATTCTTGATGGTTTAGGTATTGAAGAATCAAAACGTTTTATGCACCACTATAATTTCCCTCAATTTAGTGTGGGTGAAACCGGACCTATGAGAGGACCTGGACGAAGAGAAATTGGTCATGGTGCATTAGGAGAAAGAGCGTTAGAGCCAGTTATTCCTAACGAGCAAACGTTCCCGTATACAATTAGATTAGTTTCGGAAGTTCTAGAATCGAATGGATCAACATCACAAGCTAGTATTTGTGCAAGTACACTAGCTATGATGGATGCGGGTGTACCGATTAAGGCACCGGTAGCTGGTATTGCTATGGGGCTTGTAAAATCAGGTGAACATTATACGATCCTAACAGATATTCAGGGAATGGAAGACCATTTAGGTGATATGGATTTTAAAGTTGCTGGAACAGAAAAAGGTGTAACAGCGCTACAGATGGATATAAAGATTGAGGGTTTATCTAGACAGATTCTTGAAGAAGCTTTGCAACAGGCGAAAAAAGGTCGTATGCAAATTTTAAATCATATGATGTCAACAATATCTAATCCTCGTGGTGAATTATCTGCTTATGCACCTAAGATCTTAACAATGACAATTAATCCAGATAAAATCAGAGATGTAATTGGACCAAGTGGTAAGCAAATTAATAAAATTATTGAGGAAACAGGCGTTAAAATTGATATCGAACAAGATGGAACAATCTTTATCTCTTCTACAGAAGAAGAAATGAATAAAAAAGCGAAAAAGATTATTGAAGATATTGTTCGTGAAGTAGAAGTTGGTCAAATTTATTTAGGCAAAGTGAAACGTATTGAAAAATTTGGTGCCTTTGTTGAAATCTTCAGTGGAAAAGATGGACTCGTTCACATATCTGAAATTGCCGAGGAACGCATTAAGAAGGTTGAAGATGTGTTGAAAATCGGTGACGAGATCCTTGTAAAAGTACTAGAGATCGATAATCAAGGCAGAGTGAATCTTTCACGTAAAGCCGTTTTAAAAGAACAAAATGAAAATAGTGATAAAAAAGAGTAA
- the rpsO gene encoding 30S ribosomal protein S15: MAISQERKNEIINQFKVHETDTGSPEVQIAILTEDINNLNDHLRTHKKDHHSRRGLMKMVGKRRNLLTYLRNKDVQRYRELINKLGLRR, translated from the coding sequence ATGGCAATTTCACAAGAACGCAAAAATGAAATTATTAACCAATTTAAAGTTCACGAAACTGATACTGGATCTCCAGAAGTTCAGATTGCAATCCTTACTGAGGATATTAATAATTTGAATGATCACTTACGTACACACAAAAAAGATCACCATTCTCGTCGTGGTCTAATGAAAATGGTTGGTAAGCGTCGTAACTTACTAACTTATTTGCGTAACAAAGATGTTCAACGTTACCGTGAGCTTATTAACAAATTAGGCTTACGTCGTTAA
- the ribF gene encoding bifunctional riboflavin kinase/FAD synthetase, giving the protein MKVITIHHPHDLKKEDFPPLVMALGYFDGIHLGHQKVIKLAKAIAEENEWKSAVMTFDPHPSVVLSQKNKQIQLITPLEDKKQLIQTMGIDYLFIVRFTSSFANLSPEEYVDQYICGLNVQHVVAGFDFSYGKFGKGTMETLPIHAKERFTYSKVDKLVVNEEGEEKVSSTLTRELLSNGDMLGVQNVLGRFYQTNGIVIHGEKRGRQIGFPTANIQLNSDYILPKPGVYAVKIKVNHKWLNGVCNIGFKPTFKKEEEYMLTIEVHIIDFDQSIYGEEVKIEWHKRIRDEKKFDGIDQLKEQISNDTLETIKYFEKNLM; this is encoded by the coding sequence TTGAAAGTCATTACAATACATCATCCACATGATTTAAAAAAAGAAGATTTTCCTCCATTAGTTATGGCCCTTGGATATTTCGATGGTATTCACTTAGGCCATCAAAAAGTAATCAAGTTAGCGAAAGCAATTGCTGAAGAAAATGAATGGAAGAGTGCAGTTATGACTTTTGATCCGCACCCTTCAGTAGTGCTAAGTCAAAAAAATAAGCAAATCCAATTGATTACACCATTAGAGGACAAGAAACAATTAATTCAAACAATGGGCATTGATTATTTATTTATTGTTCGATTTACATCAAGCTTTGCTAATCTTTCGCCAGAAGAATATGTTGATCAATATATTTGTGGTTTAAATGTGCAACATGTTGTAGCAGGATTTGATTTTTCTTATGGTAAATTTGGGAAAGGTACGATGGAAACATTACCTATTCATGCAAAAGAAAGATTTACTTATTCTAAGGTAGATAAATTGGTGGTAAATGAAGAAGGGGAAGAAAAAGTGAGTTCGACATTAACGCGAGAATTATTGAGTAATGGTGATATGCTTGGGGTACAAAATGTTTTAGGACGTTTCTATCAAACTAATGGAATTGTCATTCATGGTGAAAAAAGAGGTAGACAAATCGGATTTCCTACAGCGAATATTCAATTGAATAGTGATTATATTCTACCGAAACCAGGAGTTTATGCAGTAAAAATCAAGGTAAATCATAAATGGTTAAATGGAGTTTGTAATATTGGCTTTAAACCAACATTTAAAAAAGAAGAAGAGTATATGTTAACGATCGAAGTTCATATTATTGATTTTGATCAATCGATTTATGGGGAAGAAGTAAAGATTGAATGGCATAAACGAATTAGAGATGAGAAAAAGTTTGATGGAATCGACCAACTTAAGGAACAAATTTCTAACGATACATTAGAAACCATCAAATACTTTGAAAAAAATTTAATGTAG
- the truB gene encoding tRNA pseudouridine(55) synthase TruB: protein MDGILPLWKPKGMTSHDCVFKIRKMLKMKKVGHTGTLDPDVTGVLPICLGKATKIAEYITNAGKEYVGEVTLGFSTTTEDASGEVVQEKQVTRDINRQEIIDVLNSLQGEIQQTPPMYSAVKVNGKRLYEYARKGIEVERPSRWVHIYEIELLDEREVFTGENISFSFRVKCGKGTYIRTLAVTMGELLGYPAHMSALTRISSGSFSEKECVTFSDIEKGLEDHKLENYIQPLDRGLSHLPKMVINDTLAEKVLNGAVLPKDDFWTYGEQEVAVIYQNQVIAIYKIHPEKPYLIKPVKVLNG, encoded by the coding sequence ATGGACGGAATTCTTCCGCTATGGAAGCCCAAAGGAATGACTTCCCATGATTGCGTATTCAAAATTCGCAAAATGTTGAAGATGAAAAAGGTTGGACATACAGGAACTCTTGACCCTGATGTCACTGGTGTATTACCAATTTGTCTAGGAAAAGCAACAAAGATTGCCGAATACATAACAAATGCAGGTAAAGAATATGTTGGTGAAGTAACTCTAGGATTCTCTACGACAACAGAAGATGCTAGTGGTGAAGTAGTACAAGAAAAACAGGTAACTAGGGATATAAATCGCCAGGAAATTATTGATGTACTAAATTCGTTACAAGGAGAAATTCAACAAACTCCTCCGATGTATTCAGCTGTAAAAGTGAATGGAAAGCGTTTATATGAATATGCAAGAAAAGGGATAGAAGTAGAGCGCCCATCTAGATGGGTTCATATTTATGAAATCGAATTATTGGATGAACGAGAAGTGTTTACAGGAGAAAATATCTCATTTAGCTTTCGTGTAAAATGTGGAAAAGGGACATATATTCGAACCTTAGCAGTAACAATGGGTGAGCTTTTAGGCTATCCTGCACATATGTCAGCTCTGACCCGTATCTCATCAGGTTCTTTTTCTGAGAAAGAGTGTGTCACATTTTCTGATATTGAAAAGGGATTAGAAGATCATAAATTAGAAAATTATATCCAGCCGTTGGATCGTGGTCTTTCTCATTTGCCCAAAATGGTGATAAATGATACATTAGCAGAGAAAGTGTTAAATGGTGCAGTGTTACCAAAAGACGATTTTTGGACTTATGGAGAACAAGAGGTCGCTGTAATTTATCAAAATCAAGTGATTGCAATTTATAAAATTCATCCAGAAAAACCATATTTAATTAAACCAGTTAAAGTTCTGAATGGATAG
- the rbfA gene encoding 30S ribosome-binding factor RbfA — protein MNLRANRVGEQMKKELSEIIGRKIKDPRIGFVTVTDVQVTGDLQQATVYLTVLGDHKQRENTLNALEKAKGFIRSEVGHRIRLRKTPELSFAIDESIEYGNRIETLLKEINPDK, from the coding sequence ATGAACCTTCGTGCAAATCGTGTCGGTGAGCAAATGAAGAAAGAGCTTAGTGAAATCATTGGCAGAAAAATAAAAGATCCACGTATAGGATTTGTTACAGTAACAGATGTACAAGTAACAGGTGATTTACAGCAAGCAACGGTCTACTTAACCGTATTAGGTGATCATAAACAAAGAGAAAATACATTAAATGCATTAGAAAAAGCAAAAGGGTTTATTCGTTCTGAAGTTGGACATAGAATTCGTTTACGTAAGACTCCAGAATTATCATTTGCTATCGACGAGTCCATTGAATATGGAAATCGTATTGAAACATTGTTAAAAGAAATCAACCCAGATAAGTGA
- a CDS encoding DUF503 domain-containing protein: MIGYVECEFRIFETSSLKEKRAVLQRTMSRLKQKFNVSVSEIDYQDMWQRTKIAIVTVSSTQFSAERELENSLRFLDSFPEWERLDTIYEWL; the protein is encoded by the coding sequence ATGATAGGCTATGTGGAATGTGAATTCCGCATCTTTGAAACAAGCTCGTTAAAAGAAAAACGAGCTGTTCTACAAAGGACAATGAGTCGATTAAAACAAAAGTTTAATGTCTCTGTTTCAGAAATTGATTATCAAGATATGTGGCAACGTACAAAGATTGCGATTGTTACTGTATCTTCAACGCAATTTTCCGCAGAAAGAGAACTGGAAAATTCCTTGAGATTTTTAGATTCCTTTCCTGAATGGGAAAGATTAGATACCATTTACGAATGGTTGTAA